A stretch of the Pan paniscus chromosome 2, NHGRI_mPanPan1-v2.0_pri, whole genome shotgun sequence genome encodes the following:
- the SGO1 gene encoding shugoshin 1 isoform X1 yields the protein MAKERCLKKSFQDSLEDIKKRMKEKRNKNLAEIGKRRSFIAAPCQIITNTSTLLKNYQDNNKMLVLALENEKSKVKEAQDIILQLRKECYYLTCQLYALKGKLTSQQTEEPAQNQEICPSGMDPNSDDSSRNLFVKDLPQIPLEESKLPGQGESFQIEDQIPTIPQDTLGVDFDSGEAKSTDNVLPRTVSVRSSLKKHCNSICQFDSLDDFETSHLAGKSFEFERVGFLDPLVNMHIPENVQHNACQWSKDQVNLSPKLIQPGTFTKTKEDILESKSEQTKSKQRDTQERKREEKRKANRRKSKRMSKYRKNKSENKKTVSKKKMHKSVSSNDAYNFNLEEGVHLTPFRQKMSNDSNREENNESEVSLRESSGSGDDSDDLYLPTCKYVQNPTSNSDRPVTRPLAKRALKYTDEKETEGSKPTKTPTTTPPETQQSPHLSLKDITNVSLYPVVKIRRLSLSPKENKASPAVALPKRRCTASVNYKEPTLASKLRRGDPFTDLCFLNSPIFKQKKDLRRSKKSMKQIQ from the exons ATGGCCAAGGAAAGATGCCTGAAAAAGTCCTTTCAAGATAGTCTTGAAGACATAAAGAAGcgaatgaaagagaaaaggaataaaaatttggCAGAGATTGGCAAACGCAGGTCTTTTATAGCTGCACCATGCCAAATAATCA ccaacacttctacactgctgaaAAATTACCaagacaacaacaaaatgttagtTTTagctttggaaaatgaaaaatccaaagtgaaagaagcccaaGATATCATCCTACAGCTGAGAAAAGAATGTTACTATCTCACATGTCAGCTATATGCATTGAAAGGAAAACTTACATCACAACAAACAGAAGAACCTGCTCAG AACCAGGAAATATGTCCCTCTGGAATGGACCCCAATAGTGATGACAGctccagaaatttatttgtgaaggATTTACC GCAAATTCCTCTTGAAGAAAGTAAACTTCCAGGACAAGGAGAATCATTTCAAATAGAAG atCAGATACCTACTATTCCTCAAGACACACTGGGAGTTGATTTTGATTCAGGTGAAGCTAAGTCTACTGATAATGTCTTACCTAGAACTGTATCTGTTCGTAGCAGTTTAAAGAAACATTGTAACAGTATATGTCAGTTTGATAGCTTGGATGATTTTGAAACCAGTCATTTGGCAGGGAAGTCTTTTGAATTCGAAAGAGTTGGATTTTTAGACCCACTAGTAAACATGCACATACCTGAAAATGTACAACACAATGCTTGTCAATGGAGCAAGGACCAAGTTAACTTATCACCAAAGCTGATTCAGCCAGGAACGTTTACtaaaacaaaagaagacattttagaaTCTAAATCTGAACAAACTAAAAGTAAGCAAAGAGatacacaagaaagaaaaagagaagagaaaagaaaagctaacaGGAGAAAATCAAAACGTATgtcaaaatatagaaagaataaaagcgaaaataaaaaaactgtttccaaaaaaaaaatgcacaaatctgTCAGTTCCAATGATGCTTACAATTTTAATTTGGAAGAGGGTGTTCATCTTACTCCTTTCCGACAAAAAATGAGCAATGACTctaatagagaagaaaacaacGAGTCTGAAGTGAGCCTCCGTGAATCAAGTGGTTCAGGAGATGATTCCGATGACCTCTATTTGCCCACTTGCAAGTACGTTCAGAATCCCACGAGCAATTCAGATAGACCAGTCACCAGGCCTCTAGCTAAAAGAGCACTGAAATACACAGATGAAAAAGAGACGGAGGGTTCTAAGCCAACAAAAACTCCTACCA ctACACCACCTGAAACTCAGCAGTCACCTCATCTTAGCCTGAAGGATATCACCAATGTCTCCTTGTATCCTGTTGTGAAAATCAGAagactttctctttctccaaaaGAGAATAAAGCAAGCCCAGCAGTGGCTCTGCCTAAACGTAGGTGCACAGCCAGCGTGAACTATAAGGAGCCCACCCTCGCTTC GAAACTGAGAAGAGGGGACCCTTTTACAGATTTGTGTTTTTTGAATTCTCCTATTTTCAAGCAGAAAAAGGATTTGAGACGTTCTAAAAAAAGTATGAAACAAATACAATGA
- the SGO1 gene encoding shugoshin 1 isoform X2, with protein MAKERCLKKSFQDSLEDIKKRMKEKRNKNLAEIGKRRSFIAAPCQIITNTSTLLKNYQDNNKMLVLALENEKSKVKEAQDIILQLRKECYYLTCQLYALKGKLTSQQTEEPAQNQEICPSGMDPNSDDSSRNLFVKDLPQIPLEESKLPGQGESFQIEDQIPTIPQDTLGVDFDSATPPETQQSPHLSLKDITNVSLYPVVKIRRLSLSPKENKASPAVALPKRRCTASVNYKEPTLASKLRRGDPFTDLCFLNSPIFKQKKDLRRSKKSMKQIQ; from the exons ATGGCCAAGGAAAGATGCCTGAAAAAGTCCTTTCAAGATAGTCTTGAAGACATAAAGAAGcgaatgaaagagaaaaggaataaaaatttggCAGAGATTGGCAAACGCAGGTCTTTTATAGCTGCACCATGCCAAATAATCA ccaacacttctacactgctgaaAAATTACCaagacaacaacaaaatgttagtTTTagctttggaaaatgaaaaatccaaagtgaaagaagcccaaGATATCATCCTACAGCTGAGAAAAGAATGTTACTATCTCACATGTCAGCTATATGCATTGAAAGGAAAACTTACATCACAACAAACAGAAGAACCTGCTCAG AACCAGGAAATATGTCCCTCTGGAATGGACCCCAATAGTGATGACAGctccagaaatttatttgtgaaggATTTACC GCAAATTCCTCTTGAAGAAAGTAAACTTCCAGGACAAGGAGAATCATTTCAAATAGAAG atCAGATACCTACTATTCCTCAAGACACACTGGGAGTTGATTTTGATTCAG ctACACCACCTGAAACTCAGCAGTCACCTCATCTTAGCCTGAAGGATATCACCAATGTCTCCTTGTATCCTGTTGTGAAAATCAGAagactttctctttctccaaaaGAGAATAAAGCAAGCCCAGCAGTGGCTCTGCCTAAACGTAGGTGCACAGCCAGCGTGAACTATAAGGAGCCCACCCTCGCTTC GAAACTGAGAAGAGGGGACCCTTTTACAGATTTGTGTTTTTTGAATTCTCCTATTTTCAAGCAGAAAAAGGATTTGAGACGTTCTAAAAAAAGTATGAAACAAATACAATGA
- the SGO1 gene encoding shugoshin 1 isoform X3: MAKERCLKKSFQDSLEDIKKRMKEKRNKNLAEIGKRRSFIAAPCQIITNTSTLLKNYQDNNKMLVLALENEKSKVKEAQDIILQLRKECYYLTCQLYALKGKLTSQQTEEPAQNQEICPSGMDPNSDDSSRNLFVKDLPQIPLEESKLPGQGESFQIEATPPETQQSPHLSLKDITNVSLYPVVKIRRLSLSPKENKASPAVALPKRRCTASVNYKEPTLASKLRRGDPFTDLCFLNSPIFKQKKDLRRSKKSMKQIQ, encoded by the exons ATGGCCAAGGAAAGATGCCTGAAAAAGTCCTTTCAAGATAGTCTTGAAGACATAAAGAAGcgaatgaaagagaaaaggaataaaaatttggCAGAGATTGGCAAACGCAGGTCTTTTATAGCTGCACCATGCCAAATAATCA ccaacacttctacactgctgaaAAATTACCaagacaacaacaaaatgttagtTTTagctttggaaaatgaaaaatccaaagtgaaagaagcccaaGATATCATCCTACAGCTGAGAAAAGAATGTTACTATCTCACATGTCAGCTATATGCATTGAAAGGAAAACTTACATCACAACAAACAGAAGAACCTGCTCAG AACCAGGAAATATGTCCCTCTGGAATGGACCCCAATAGTGATGACAGctccagaaatttatttgtgaaggATTTACC GCAAATTCCTCTTGAAGAAAGTAAACTTCCAGGACAAGGAGAATCATTTCAAATAGAAG ctACACCACCTGAAACTCAGCAGTCACCTCATCTTAGCCTGAAGGATATCACCAATGTCTCCTTGTATCCTGTTGTGAAAATCAGAagactttctctttctccaaaaGAGAATAAAGCAAGCCCAGCAGTGGCTCTGCCTAAACGTAGGTGCACAGCCAGCGTGAACTATAAGGAGCCCACCCTCGCTTC GAAACTGAGAAGAGGGGACCCTTTTACAGATTTGTGTTTTTTGAATTCTCCTATTTTCAAGCAGAAAAAGGATTTGAGACGTTCTAAAAAAAGTATGAAACAAATACAATGA